From the genome of Streptomyces sp. NBC_01116, one region includes:
- a CDS encoding carbohydrate kinase produces MLDHSELLVVGECVADIVRLPDEAPRVHPGGSPANVAYGLARLGHRAVLLTQLGPDGNGRLIREHLASGGVDVRTDGSTAPTPSAAVTLDGAGQASYAFDVSWTLAPVAVEPAPVHVHTGSIGAVAEPGSATVLDLVRAARATATVSYDPNVRPALMGDHAAAVRRVEECVGLSDLVKASDEDLEWLYPGEEPERVAARWLERGPAVVLVTRGGAGALAVLPGGRITVGAPPVDVVDTVGAGDAFMSGTLHALAAHGLLGPGGRDRLHAVDRDVVADVLRHAVASAAVTVSRAGANPPGADELREALADS; encoded by the coding sequence ATGCTCGACCACAGCGAACTGCTGGTCGTCGGCGAATGCGTCGCCGACATCGTCCGGCTGCCGGACGAGGCCCCCCGGGTCCACCCGGGCGGCAGCCCCGCCAACGTCGCGTACGGCCTGGCCCGCCTCGGCCACCGCGCCGTCCTGCTCACCCAGCTCGGCCCCGACGGGAACGGGCGGCTCATCCGGGAGCACCTCGCCTCCGGCGGAGTCGACGTCCGCACCGACGGATCCACCGCACCCACTCCGTCGGCCGCCGTCACCCTGGACGGGGCCGGGCAGGCCAGCTACGCCTTCGACGTCTCCTGGACCCTCGCCCCGGTCGCCGTCGAACCCGCTCCGGTGCACGTGCACACGGGGTCGATCGGTGCGGTGGCGGAGCCCGGTTCCGCCACGGTCCTGGACCTCGTGCGCGCCGCCCGGGCCACCGCGACCGTCAGCTACGACCCCAATGTGCGGCCGGCCCTCATGGGCGACCACGCGGCGGCCGTGCGCCGGGTCGAGGAGTGCGTCGGGCTGAGCGATCTGGTCAAGGCGAGCGACGAGGACCTGGAGTGGCTGTATCCGGGAGAGGAGCCGGAGCGGGTCGCGGCGCGCTGGCTGGAGCGCGGGCCCGCCGTCGTGCTCGTGACCCGGGGCGGCGCCGGGGCCCTGGCCGTTCTGCCCGGCGGCCGGATCACGGTCGGGGCCCCGCCGGTCGACGTCGTCGACACCGTCGGCGCGGGCGACGCGTTCATGTCGGGCACGCTCCACGCCCTCGCCGCGCACGGCCTCCTCGGTCCCGGCGGCCGTGACCGGCTGCACGCCGTGGACCGGGACGTCGTCGCCGACGTCCTGCGCCACGCGGTCGCCTCCGCCGCCGTGACCGTCTCCCGGGCGGGGGCCAACCCGCCCGGCGCGGACGAGCTCCGCGAGGCGCTCGCCGACAGCTGA
- a CDS encoding ABC transporter substrate-binding protein, with the protein MLPTATPAPIRTAALLAAGLLLLTACGGDGSTGTAAAGGTADGFPVTLKNCGRTVTVQAPPERAVSVDQGSTEILLSLGLADRLAATATWTDPVMKGLEKANAGVERISENRPSSEKVLDQEPDFLSASFTSTLAKGGVAPREQFEQLGVPTYISPADCAGKDNSGGGDGARTAPLTMDSVHTEVRELARVFGVPERGDALVKKLRARVERATDGVDASDTSLLYWFSDSKAPYLAGCCGAPGVITEELGAKNVFDDTRDEWPRISWETVADRNPDVLVIGDLTRTTQTAESAAKKIEFLESNPVTRTMDAVKNRRYVLLSGQALNPTIRTVEGLERVAAGLRGFGLAG; encoded by the coding sequence GTGCTGCCCACGGCCACCCCCGCCCCGATACGCACCGCCGCCCTGCTCGCGGCGGGACTCCTCCTGCTGACCGCCTGCGGCGGCGACGGGAGCACCGGCACGGCCGCCGCGGGCGGCACCGCCGACGGATTCCCGGTCACGCTCAAGAACTGCGGGCGCACCGTCACCGTGCAGGCCCCGCCCGAGCGGGCCGTCTCCGTCGACCAGGGATCGACGGAGATCCTGCTCTCGCTCGGACTGGCCGACCGGCTCGCCGCCACCGCCACCTGGACCGACCCGGTCATGAAGGGGCTGGAGAAGGCGAACGCGGGCGTCGAGCGGATCTCGGAGAACCGGCCCTCCTCGGAGAAGGTCCTCGACCAGGAGCCCGACTTCCTCTCCGCGTCCTTCACCTCCACCCTCGCCAAGGGCGGTGTCGCGCCCCGCGAACAGTTCGAGCAACTCGGCGTCCCCACCTACATCTCGCCCGCCGACTGCGCGGGCAAGGACAACAGCGGTGGCGGCGACGGAGCCCGCACCGCGCCGCTGACGATGGACTCCGTCCACACGGAAGTCCGCGAACTGGCCAGGGTGTTCGGCGTTCCCGAGCGCGGCGACGCCCTGGTGAAGAAGCTCCGGGCGCGCGTGGAGCGGGCCACCGACGGCGTCGACGCGTCGGACACCTCCCTCCTCTACTGGTTCTCCGACTCCAAGGCCCCCTACCTCGCGGGCTGTTGCGGAGCCCCCGGCGTCATCACCGAGGAGCTCGGCGCGAAGAACGTCTTCGACGACACCCGCGACGAATGGCCCCGGATCAGCTGGGAGACCGTCGCCGACCGCAACCCCGACGTCCTGGTCATCGGCGATCTGACCCGTACGACGCAGACCGCCGAGAGCGCCGCGAAGAAGATCGAGTTCCTGGAGTCCAACCCGGTCACCAGGACCATGGACGCCGTGAAGAACCGCCGCTACGTGCTGCTCAGCGGACAGGCCCTGAACCCCACCATCCGGACGGTCGAGGGCCTGGAACGCGTCGCGGCCGGACTGCGCGGCTTCGGGCTCGCGGGGTGA
- a CDS encoding PRC and DUF2382 domain-containing protein: MGAADGFTDSGELDGLTVYDNDGEKVGSVGRVYVDDDTGKPDWVTVKTGLFGMKESFVPLAGARRVGSDLHVAHPKDSVKDAPRVDADAHLSVAEEEELYRHYGLTRKSGNLGENRSAGMDAPTVAGTGAMGAAGAAGAAGAARGTGKPAPGAGATGKATTAGTSAGTTGAGTTGAGMAGAGSGTGRHRDTDASTTARPMAGAGTSRSADMSGREEMIRSEEQLHVGKEEYESGRARLHKYVVTEEVTRTVPVSHEEVRVVREPVQPGEKTTGTTDFGEQDVEVTLHAERATVRKEAVPVERVRLETNRVTEQKEVSAEVRKEKIDYADGTEMGKGKDAGGEFGQGRRR, encoded by the coding sequence ATGGGAGCCGCTGACGGTTTCACGGATTCCGGAGAACTCGACGGTCTGACCGTGTACGACAACGACGGCGAGAAGGTCGGCAGTGTGGGCCGGGTGTACGTCGACGACGACACCGGCAAGCCCGACTGGGTCACGGTCAAGACCGGCCTGTTCGGCATGAAGGAGAGCTTCGTCCCGCTCGCCGGAGCCCGTCGGGTGGGCTCCGACCTGCACGTCGCGCATCCGAAGGACAGCGTCAAGGACGCACCGCGCGTCGACGCGGACGCGCACCTCTCCGTGGCCGAGGAGGAGGAGCTGTACCGGCACTACGGCCTGACCAGGAAGTCCGGCAATCTCGGTGAGAACCGCTCGGCGGGCATGGACGCGCCGACCGTCGCCGGGACCGGTGCGATGGGGGCGGCGGGCGCCGCCGGTGCGGCGGGCGCGGCCCGCGGGACCGGGAAGCCGGCCCCCGGCGCGGGGGCGACCGGAAAGGCCACCACCGCGGGCACGAGTGCCGGGACGACCGGCGCGGGAACGACGGGAGCGGGCATGGCAGGAGCAGGCAGCGGCACGGGCAGGCACCGCGACACGGACGCCTCCACCACGGCACGCCCGATGGCGGGCGCGGGCACGTCCCGGTCGGCCGACATGAGCGGCCGCGAGGAGATGATCCGCTCCGAGGAGCAGCTGCACGTGGGCAAGGAGGAGTACGAGAGCGGCAGGGCGCGGCTGCACAAGTACGTGGTGACCGAGGAGGTCACCCGGACCGTGCCCGTGTCCCACGAAGAGGTCCGTGTGGTCCGCGAACCGGTGCAGCCCGGTGAGAAGACCACCGGGACCACGGACTTCGGCGAGCAGGACGTCGAGGTGACGCTGCACGCGGAGCGCGCCACGGTGCGCAAGGAGGCCGTGCCGGTGGAGCGGGTCCGGCTGGAGACCAACCGGGTCACCGAGCAGAAGGAGGTCTCCGCCGAGGTCCGCAAGGAGAAGATCGACTACGCGGACGGCACGGAGATGGGCAAGGGCAAGGACGCCGGTGGCGAGTTCGGCCAGGGTCGTCGCCGCTGA
- a CDS encoding beta-ketoacyl-ACP synthase III, with protein MRTAVLESVAGWVPGEPVGNDRLPADWDVDDAWVRRRTGIGSRHRAGPGVATGDLAYEAASRLLARAPAAVGVDAVVLATATPDHLCPGTAPALAARLGLGTVPALDIAAVCSGFVYGLAVCHGLVASGLYGRVLLVGADVYSTWLDPADRSAGVVFGDGAGAALVAAGRPGDPGELLAFDLGSDGTGNDLITVPGGGARARASGRPPAPDDGYFRMQGGTVYQHAVERMTGSCRTLLARVGWDPAEVDRFVPHQANARILHAVAERVGIAPQRCVTHVERVGNTGAASIPLALADAAGRGRLRSGDRVLLTAFGGGLTWGSAALRWPGTPGTISTDSTEGTQHVAPR; from the coding sequence GTGCGCACGGCGGTGCTGGAGAGCGTGGCGGGATGGGTACCGGGGGAGCCGGTCGGCAACGACCGGCTCCCCGCGGACTGGGACGTCGACGACGCCTGGGTCCGCCGCCGCACCGGCATCGGCAGCCGGCACCGCGCGGGGCCGGGCGTCGCCACCGGGGACCTCGCCTACGAGGCGGCCTCCCGGCTGCTGGCCCGCGCCCCGGCGGCGGTCGGGGTGGACGCGGTGGTCCTCGCCACCGCCACCCCCGACCACCTCTGTCCGGGCACCGCCCCCGCGCTGGCGGCCCGGCTCGGGCTCGGCACCGTACCGGCCCTGGACATCGCCGCCGTGTGCAGCGGCTTCGTCTACGGGCTCGCCGTCTGCCACGGGCTGGTGGCCTCGGGCCTGTACGGGCGCGTCCTGCTGGTCGGCGCCGATGTCTACTCGACCTGGCTCGACCCGGCCGACCGCTCGGCGGGCGTCGTCTTCGGCGACGGGGCGGGCGCCGCGCTGGTCGCGGCCGGGCGCCCCGGCGATCCCGGAGAACTGCTCGCGTTCGACCTGGGCAGCGACGGCACGGGCAACGACCTGATCACCGTCCCCGGCGGCGGGGCCCGCGCGCGGGCGAGCGGAAGGCCGCCGGCCCCGGACGACGGGTACTTCCGGATGCAGGGCGGCACCGTCTACCAGCACGCCGTCGAGCGGATGACCGGCTCCTGCCGGACGCTCCTGGCCCGGGTCGGCTGGGACCCGGCCGAGGTCGACCGCTTCGTGCCGCACCAGGCCAACGCCCGGATCCTGCACGCCGTCGCGGAGCGGGTCGGCATCGCGCCGCAGCGCTGCGTGACCCATGTGGAGCGGGTCGGCAACACCGGCGCCGCCTCCATCCCGCTGGCCCTGGCCGACGCGGCGGGCCGCGGCCGCCTCCGCTCCGGCGACCGGGTGCTGCTCACCGCCTTCGGGGGCGGACTGACCTGGGGCTCGGCGGCACTGCGCTGGCCGGGTACCCCGGGGACCATTTCCACGGATTCTACGGAAGGAACACAGCATGTCGCTCCCCGCTGA
- a CDS encoding acyl carrier protein — translation MKTIHPKITEVLTGTFKVPAAEILPESTMDSLEMDSLAVAEFAVVIKETLGVDADSQKLYKDATLADISAYIDVAVGSAAAEATVPVSNTR, via the coding sequence ATGAAGACCATCCACCCCAAGATCACCGAGGTGCTGACCGGGACGTTCAAGGTGCCCGCCGCCGAGATCCTGCCGGAGTCCACCATGGACAGCCTGGAGATGGACTCCCTCGCGGTCGCCGAGTTCGCCGTCGTCATCAAGGAGACCCTGGGCGTCGACGCGGACTCGCAGAAGCTGTACAAGGACGCCACGCTGGCCGACATCTCCGCCTACATCGACGTGGCCGTCGGCAGCGCGGCGGCGGAGGCCACGGTGCCGGTGAGCAACACCCGATGA
- a CDS encoding ABC transporter ATP-binding protein produces the protein MSRTTNGPEHVVSRTPNGCEGLRAERVGREAGGRLILDGVCITPRPGSTVGLLGPNGSGKSTLLRILAGLLAPDTGVVTLDGNPLAGLARRTVARRIAVVDQHAATQVDLSVLDVVRLGRIPHRRAWAAPDRTDEEAVTEALRRTGLDGHAGQSWHTLSGGERQRVQIARALAQQPRELLLDEPTNHLDIQHQLDLLALVADLPVTSVVALHDLNLAAMFCDRITVMKAGRVVAGGTPAEVITEELIEDVYGVGAVVTPDGPDGRPSVRFLPRR, from the coding sequence ATGAGCCGCACCACGAACGGTCCGGAGCACGTCGTGAGCCGCACCCCGAACGGCTGTGAAGGCCTGCGCGCGGAGCGGGTCGGCCGGGAGGCGGGCGGCCGGCTCATCCTCGACGGCGTGTGCATCACCCCGCGGCCCGGCTCCACCGTCGGACTGCTCGGCCCCAACGGCTCCGGCAAGTCCACCCTGCTGCGGATCCTCGCGGGCCTCCTCGCCCCGGACACCGGCGTCGTCACCCTGGACGGGAACCCGCTGGCCGGGCTCGCCCGCCGCACCGTCGCCCGCCGGATCGCCGTCGTCGACCAGCACGCGGCCACCCAGGTCGACCTCAGCGTCCTGGACGTCGTACGCCTCGGCCGCATCCCGCACCGCCGCGCCTGGGCCGCCCCGGACCGCACCGACGAGGAAGCCGTCACCGAGGCACTGCGCCGCACCGGGCTCGACGGCCACGCCGGGCAGTCCTGGCACACCCTGTCCGGCGGTGAACGCCAACGCGTCCAGATCGCCCGCGCCCTGGCCCAGCAGCCCCGCGAGCTCCTGCTCGACGAACCGACGAACCACCTCGACATCCAGCACCAGCTGGACCTGCTCGCCCTGGTCGCCGACCTCCCCGTCACCAGCGTCGTCGCGCTGCACGACCTCAACCTCGCCGCGATGTTCTGCGACCGGATCACCGTGATGAAAGCCGGCCGGGTCGTCGCCGGCGGCACCCCGGCCGAGGTCATCACCGAGGAACTCATCGAGGACGTCTACGGGGTCGGGGCGGTCGTCACCCCGGACGGGCCCGACGGACGCCCCTCCGTACGTTTCCTGCCGCGCCGCTGA
- a CDS encoding acyl-CoA dehydrogenase yields MNDAAPPSTNDLLTAVLFGPNFRQEHGFWRRLLTTEPFRRPGSGTPDERLALSYHRLRILNNTLDSGARLAADPRALAALHEWLGPVDPALTTVAGIHYNLFLGSLLDHDAGTLRDLSEFLALRRVGTFLCTEVAHGNDAAAIETTATYDRERDGFVLHTPHAGAQKFMPNTSPAGGPKSGVVTARLLVDGADHGVFLFLVPLTDAHRALPGVRVRRLPARMGSPVDHCLTSFDRRFVPRGALLAGEHGRIGDDGRFRSEVPNRRRRFLASIGRVTPGKLSMSACAVGSARVTLAIAVRYAGHRMISGSRPAQRVPVYAHRTHHGPLAGAMATVYAMSLLHRRALDRWESAPAAGRGEAERLVAVAKGWITWQARAVIVECRERCGAQGLMENNGMTELFTGIEGAITAEGDNLAVHAKAAAEMLFSATAPEPPPEGPGDTGDPAFLGRLFAAVEDLWFARARERMAAAPPGDPLGRWNAASSAALRGVEAHAYRQADEAYAEAVASLPEGAARERLTELRRLFALRWIARNSGDLLASGRLTADQVTFLPDAVEDAVAVVAEHTPALVESFALPERLMSDWPIAGPGYADVYDDPEGPWHRGRRAGIRGRAAEFRRPVCGSRRRPLREKVAALGTRGVLLAYWGTTSMLSRWFEKPQVSVDESVRPKA; encoded by the coding sequence ATGAACGACGCGGCCCCGCCGTCCACGAACGACCTGCTCACAGCGGTGCTCTTCGGACCGAACTTCCGCCAGGAGCACGGGTTCTGGCGTCGGCTGCTCACGACAGAACCGTTTCGCCGTCCCGGTAGCGGCACCCCCGACGAACGACTCGCCCTCTCCTACCACCGGCTGCGGATCCTCAACAACACGCTCGACAGCGGCGCGAGGCTGGCAGCCGACCCCCGGGCGCTGGCCGCCCTGCACGAGTGGCTCGGCCCCGTCGACCCGGCACTGACCACGGTGGCGGGCATCCACTACAACCTCTTCCTCGGCAGCCTCCTCGACCACGACGCGGGCACGCTCCGCGACTTGTCGGAGTTCCTCGCCCTGCGGCGCGTGGGCACCTTCCTCTGTACGGAGGTGGCGCACGGCAACGACGCGGCGGCCATCGAGACGACCGCGACCTACGACCGCGAACGCGACGGCTTCGTGCTGCACACCCCGCACGCCGGGGCGCAGAAGTTCATGCCCAACACCAGCCCGGCCGGAGGTCCCAAGTCCGGTGTCGTGACGGCCCGGCTGCTCGTCGACGGCGCCGACCACGGTGTCTTCCTCTTCCTCGTCCCGCTCACCGACGCCCACCGCGCCCTGCCCGGCGTCCGGGTGCGGCGGCTGCCCGCCCGGATGGGTTCCCCGGTCGACCACTGCCTGACCTCCTTCGACCGCCGCTTCGTCCCGCGCGGCGCGCTGCTCGCCGGAGAGCACGGGCGGATCGGCGACGACGGGCGCTTCCGCAGCGAAGTCCCCAACCGCAGAAGGCGGTTCCTCGCCTCCATCGGCCGGGTCACGCCCGGCAAGCTCTCCATGAGCGCCTGCGCGGTCGGCTCCGCCCGGGTCACCCTGGCCATCGCCGTCCGCTACGCCGGTCACCGGATGATCTCCGGTTCGCGCCCCGCCCAACGGGTCCCGGTGTACGCGCACCGCACCCACCACGGGCCGCTGGCCGGAGCGATGGCCACCGTCTACGCGATGAGCCTGCTGCACCGCAGGGCCCTGGACCGCTGGGAGTCGGCCCCGGCGGCCGGCCGGGGCGAGGCGGAGCGCCTGGTGGCGGTCGCCAAGGGGTGGATCACCTGGCAGGCGCGTGCCGTCATCGTCGAATGCCGCGAACGGTGCGGCGCCCAGGGCCTCATGGAGAACAACGGCATGACCGAGCTGTTCACCGGCATCGAGGGCGCGATCACCGCCGAGGGCGACAACCTCGCCGTGCACGCCAAGGCGGCCGCCGAGATGCTGTTCAGCGCCACCGCCCCGGAACCGCCCCCGGAAGGCCCCGGCGACACGGGCGACCCCGCGTTCCTCGGCCGGCTGTTCGCGGCCGTGGAGGACCTCTGGTTCGCCCGCGCCCGCGAGCGGATGGCCGCCGCCCCGCCCGGCGACCCGCTCGGCCGGTGGAACGCCGCCTCCTCGGCCGCGCTGCGCGGCGTCGAGGCACACGCCTACCGGCAGGCGGACGAAGCGTACGCCGAGGCCGTCGCCTCCCTGCCCGAGGGTGCGGCGCGCGAACGGCTGACCGAGCTGCGCCGGCTCTTCGCGCTCCGGTGGATCGCCCGCAACAGCGGCGACCTCCTCGCCTCCGGACGGCTGACAGCCGATCAGGTCACCTTTCTGCCCGACGCGGTGGAGGACGCGGTCGCCGTCGTGGCCGAACACACCCCCGCCCTGGTGGAGTCCTTCGCCCTCCCCGAGCGCCTGATGTCGGACTGGCCGATCGCGGGGCCCGGCTACGCGGACGTCTACGACGACCCGGAGGGGCCCTGGCACCGGGGCCGCCGGGCGGGAATCCGGGGCCGCGCGGCGGAGTTCCGGCGACCCGTCTGCGGCAGCAGGAGGCGCCCGCTGCGCGAGAAGGTGGCGGCGCTCGGTACCCGGGGGGTCCTGCTGGCGTACTGGGGGACCACCTCCATGCTCTCCCGATGGTTCGAGAAGCCGCAGGTGAGCGTAGATGAATCGGTTCGCCCGAAGGCGTAA
- a CDS encoding FecCD family ABC transporter permease has product MPPASRPGPFRNVARLAVPLSAGGILLLLLSVAVAVTIGPARISVPDVFSAVAAHLGFGDSGLSPIRDGIIWNLRMPRTLLAAVCGAGLAVCGTVMQSLLRNPLADPFVLGVSSGASTGAVVVVVLGVGGGAVSLSAGAFVGALLSFALVLLLSHTLGGSTDRVVLSGVAAMQLFSALTSFVVMTSADAEQTRGVLFWLLGSLSGVGWSEVVLCSAVLAVCLVICLAHARTLDAFAFGQDAAAALGVNVARTRFVLLCTTALLTAALVSAAGAIGFVGLVLPHAARALTGSGHRRLLPVTALAGAVFLVWVDTLARTVLDPQEVPVGVVTALIGVPAFVLVLYRTRSTS; this is encoded by the coding sequence GTGCCACCCGCCTCCCGGCCCGGCCCCTTCCGGAACGTCGCCCGCCTCGCCGTGCCGCTCTCGGCGGGCGGGATCCTGCTCCTGCTGCTCTCCGTCGCGGTCGCCGTGACCATCGGGCCCGCCCGGATCTCCGTGCCCGACGTCTTCTCCGCCGTCGCCGCGCACCTCGGGTTCGGCGACTCGGGGCTCAGCCCGATCCGGGACGGCATCATCTGGAACCTCCGCATGCCCCGCACCCTCCTCGCCGCCGTGTGCGGCGCGGGGCTCGCGGTCTGCGGCACGGTGATGCAGTCCCTGCTGCGCAACCCGCTCGCCGACCCCTTCGTCCTCGGCGTCTCCTCCGGGGCCTCGACCGGGGCGGTCGTGGTGGTCGTCCTCGGGGTCGGCGGGGGAGCTGTGTCGCTGTCGGCCGGGGCGTTCGTCGGGGCGCTGCTCTCGTTCGCCCTGGTGCTGCTGCTCAGCCACACCCTCGGCGGCTCCACCGACCGGGTCGTCCTCTCCGGCGTCGCCGCGATGCAGCTCTTCTCCGCCCTCACCTCCTTCGTCGTGATGACCTCCGCCGACGCCGAACAGACCCGCGGGGTGCTGTTCTGGCTCCTCGGCTCGCTCAGCGGGGTCGGCTGGAGCGAGGTCGTCCTCTGCTCCGCCGTCCTCGCCGTCTGCCTGGTGATCTGCCTGGCCCACGCCCGTACGCTCGACGCCTTCGCCTTCGGGCAGGACGCCGCCGCCGCTCTCGGCGTGAACGTCGCCCGCACCCGGTTCGTGCTGCTGTGCACCACCGCGCTGCTGACCGCCGCCCTGGTCAGCGCCGCCGGGGCGATCGGCTTCGTCGGCCTGGTCCTGCCGCACGCCGCCCGCGCCCTCACCGGCTCCGGGCACCGGCGGCTCCTCCCGGTCACCGCGCTCGCCGGGGCCGTGTTCCTGGTCTGGGTCGACACCCTCGCCCGGACCGTCCTGGACCCGCAGGAGGTACCGGTCGGCGTCGTCACCGCGCTGATCGGCGTCCCCGCCTTCGTCCTCGTCCTGTACCGCACCCGGAGCACGTCATGA
- a CDS encoding beta-ketoacyl synthase: MSLPADQGTETGAGTAIAVTGVGLVTPAGADEHSFWEKLCSGHSTARRCEELAGLPVDFACPVDGVDLDAAVGGRSVWRMARFVKLALVAARQAVADAGLDPARWDGSRVGVVLGVGVGGVSVLVDNAAKLAASGPDAVSPLLVPMMIPNAAAGEVAIALKAGGPSLAPATACASGATALAVARDLLLGGSCDVVVAGGAESVLTPLVVTAFARMGALSTRTGDPAGASRPFAADRDGFVIGEGAAMLVLEREAGARARGGRPRALLTGAGSSTDAHHPTAPAPDGYGAQRAVQAALDQAGWTPGDVDHINAHGTSTPLNDAMETTLISRLFPHRPPVTAPKGVVGHTLAAAGAIEAVATVLTLERSVIPPVANLDAFPDAFPLDCVTKEPRHQRVETALSHSFGFGGHNVALAFQRA; encoded by the coding sequence ATGTCGCTCCCCGCTGATCAGGGCACCGAGACCGGAGCCGGCACCGCCATCGCGGTGACGGGGGTCGGCCTGGTGACACCCGCAGGGGCGGACGAGCACAGCTTCTGGGAGAAGCTGTGCTCCGGGCACTCCACGGCCCGGCGGTGCGAGGAACTGGCCGGTCTCCCGGTCGACTTCGCCTGTCCGGTGGACGGCGTCGATCTGGACGCGGCGGTGGGCGGCCGGTCGGTGTGGCGGATGGCCAGGTTCGTGAAGCTGGCACTCGTGGCCGCCCGGCAGGCCGTCGCCGACGCCGGTCTCGACCCGGCACGGTGGGACGGCAGCCGGGTCGGGGTGGTCCTCGGCGTGGGCGTGGGCGGCGTCTCCGTCCTGGTGGACAACGCGGCCAAGCTGGCCGCCTCGGGCCCCGACGCGGTCTCCCCGCTGCTCGTCCCGATGATGATCCCCAACGCGGCGGCGGGCGAGGTCGCCATCGCGCTGAAGGCCGGCGGCCCGAGCCTCGCCCCCGCCACCGCCTGCGCCTCCGGGGCCACCGCCCTCGCCGTCGCCCGCGACCTGCTGCTCGGCGGCAGTTGCGACGTGGTGGTCGCGGGCGGCGCGGAGTCGGTGCTGACCCCGCTGGTGGTCACCGCGTTCGCCCGGATGGGCGCGCTCTCCACCCGCACCGGCGACCCGGCGGGCGCGTCCCGCCCGTTCGCCGCCGACCGGGACGGCTTCGTCATCGGCGAGGGCGCCGCGATGCTCGTCCTGGAGCGCGAGGCGGGGGCCCGCGCCCGCGGCGGCCGCCCGCGCGCCCTGCTCACCGGGGCCGGCTCCAGCACGGACGCCCACCACCCCACCGCCCCGGCCCCCGACGGGTACGGCGCCCAGCGGGCGGTCCAGGCGGCGCTGGACCAGGCGGGCTGGACGCCCGGCGACGTCGACCACATCAACGCCCACGGCACCTCCACACCCCTCAACGACGCGATGGAGACCACCCTCATCTCCCGGCTCTTCCCGCACCGGCCGCCGGTGACCGCGCCCAAGGGAGTCGTCGGGCACACCCTGGCGGCGGCGGGCGCGATCGAGGCGGTGGCCACCGTCCTGACGCTGGAACGTTCCGTCATCCCGCCGGTCGCCAACCTGGACGCGTTCCCCGACGCCTTCCCGCTCGACTGCGTGACCAAGGAGCCCCGTCACCAGCGGGTCGAGACGGCCCTGAGCCACTCCTTCGGCTTCGGCGGCCACAACGTCGCCCTGGCGTTCCAACGCGCCTGA
- a CDS encoding beta-ketoacyl synthase, with protein MKRPAIAVTGLGMITPAGHTTDTTWDGVCAGVSPARTVPELLGCEVDFACTVSGVDLDDAVGGRTAFRMGRYVKFAVLAAREAVADAGLDPAHWDGTRVAVVVGTSSGGSAGLTEQAVVLERRGPGATSPSGILLTIPNMPAAEIAIGMRATGPSLAPCTACSSGVTALSVARDMLTLGQCDIAIAGATESIVFPVAMTGFARSGAAALRDGDPARLCRPFSADRAGIVMGEGAAIMVLERAEDARARGAVPRALIAGAGATTDAHHPTSPHPSGDVARAAVDAALRDAGWRAEDVDHVNAHGTSTPLNDATEAALIARSYPHRPPVTAPKGVLGHCMGAAGAIEAGLTILTLQHGVVPPIANLDAPEPGFDIDCVTKVPREVPVRRAVSHSFGFGGQNAVIALQAP; from the coding sequence ATGAAGCGACCCGCCATCGCCGTCACCGGGCTCGGAATGATCACCCCGGCCGGCCACACCACCGACACCACCTGGGACGGCGTCTGCGCGGGCGTGTCGCCCGCCCGCACCGTCCCCGAACTGCTGGGCTGCGAAGTCGACTTCGCCTGTACGGTCTCCGGCGTCGACCTCGACGACGCGGTCGGCGGCCGGACCGCCTTCCGGATGGGCCGGTACGTCAAGTTCGCCGTCCTGGCCGCCCGGGAGGCGGTCGCCGACGCCGGGCTCGACCCCGCGCACTGGGACGGCACCCGCGTCGCCGTCGTCGTCGGCACCAGCAGCGGAGGATCCGCCGGACTCACCGAACAGGCCGTCGTCCTGGAGCGGCGGGGCCCCGGCGCCACCTCGCCCTCGGGCATCCTGCTGACCATCCCGAACATGCCCGCGGCCGAGATCGCCATCGGGATGCGGGCCACCGGCCCCAGCCTGGCGCCGTGCACGGCCTGTTCGTCCGGGGTGACCGCGCTGTCGGTGGCCCGGGACATGCTGACGCTGGGCCAGTGCGACATCGCCATCGCCGGGGCCACCGAGTCGATCGTGTTCCCGGTCGCCATGACCGGCTTCGCCCGCTCGGGCGCGGCGGCGCTGCGGGACGGCGACCCCGCCCGCCTCTGCCGCCCCTTCTCGGCGGACCGGGCCGGGATCGTCATGGGCGAGGGCGCGGCCATCATGGTCCTGGAGCGGGCGGAGGACGCCCGGGCGAGAGGCGCCGTCCCCCGGGCGCTGATCGCGGGCGCGGGCGCCACCACCGACGCCCACCACCCCACCAGCCCCCACCCGTCCGGGGACGTCGCACGGGCGGCGGTCGACGCCGCGCTGCGCGACGCCGGCTGGCGCGCCGAGGACGTCGACCACGTCAACGCGCACGGGACGTCGACCCCCCTCAACGACGCCACCGAGGCCGCCCTCATCGCCCGGTCCTATCCGCACCGGCCGCCCGTCACCGCACCCAAGGGCGTGCTGGGTCACTGCATGGGGGCGGCCGGCGCCATCGAGGCGGGCCTGACGATCCTGACGCTCCAGCACGGAGTGGTCCCCCCGATCGCGAACCTGGACGCCCCCGAGCCCGGGTTCGACATCGACTGCGTCACCAAGGTCCCGCGCGAGGTGCCCGTACGGCGGGCCGTCAGCCACTCCTTCGGCTTCGGCGGCCAGAACGCGGTGATCGCGCTCCAGGCTCCGTAA